The stretch of DNA AGAATGGCAAGGAAGGACAAATGACAGGGGGAGAAATCCTGGATTATATCACTTATGAGAGCCAACAAATTTTCAAAGAGtggaaaagttttttctttaataagtgtGCTGGCAGGTTTGGATAGGGGTACCTGCAGCCTTCCTGTAGATTTGGCATCCCATTACAGATTAAAAGGTAATATCCAAGGAGTACTACAAAATCTAGTATTTAGAGTGGTGTGTTGACTATACTGGTCTGGAAAGCAAGAAACCTAGGGATCCCAGCTGTGAGCTAATGGATAGGTAGCTGTGAAGATCTCTCCTTGTCTAGGAAAGGAGTTAAGTGATTAACTGATGTTACCTGAGTGAGAAAATACCACGGACAAGTGAAGCTAGGCTAATTACAAAAGGATAACTTGTGTCTGACTTTACAGGCAaggaaagaaatcattaaaaatggaTGTAAAATAGGGAAATATCCAGTTTCAGGACATTTCAAATTCACATGGCTAGTGCATGAATTGAACCTGCAATACAGACAATGATTGCAGTGCTTTAACCTGTGACTAAAATAAAGAAACTTGACAGGTGAATGATAGAAGATAACAACAGAAAGCATAAACCATGTCACACTATAGATGCAGTAATGTTCATAAGAGCAAACAATTTTTATGATCTCTGAATTGAAGCTGATATATCAGCTGGACCCCACCATGTAGTATTTGCTCTTCAGCACCGTTAATAGGTACTGTATTCCCCAGCAAAGAGACCTGAATAACAAAGCCAGGACAAAGTTGAGCTGTGCTTcttggggaagagagaggagcaGGGGCAGATTCTGGAGCGGCCGGCTGTGGGCAGTGGGGGAACGACTGCCCCACGGGGTGCAAAGTGGGGGTGTGggtgccagcagccctgcagctctggCAGCTCCCAGAGTACTAGTAGTCCCCAAGCCAGCGTGACTGTCAGGGAAAACAGCAGACCcggaaaggaaaaattaatgcTAACAAGCCCCTGCTTCTACAGACCAGGTCCCTTTTTCAAGGATACAGTGTGCTTTTCCAGCTAGTTCAGATCCacttaaaatgatttattttctttaacacattgatattttatttgctttctgtataTTAAGTATCTTAAACCACTAAGTCATTAGTAGTATCACCCTGCTAGCCTGCAGATTGATTATCACTCTTGCATCTAttcatttagaaaatgaaaattaaattcaggAGTAGATAACAATACACTTTTTTTCAGATATGCTGAAAATTGCAGCGTTTCTGAGTTCTCTTGCTTAATTTGTGTGAGGTAGAAGTGTCTGCCTTTTGTTTAAATTACCTTTCCTATTGTAACTATTAGCATATACAGATAATAAAGCAGGCCCTAGCCCCACTGTGATGATGTTCTAGGCAAGTCAGACGGACCATAGCAGAACTCGCTTGGAAGCTGAAATTTCAAATGAGCAGCACATTCTTTTTTATGCTGTTGTTTTTAGTTATTCTTTTATTAACTCATCTCTTGCAGACATCAGGGAGCAAATAAGTGTTAAAGGTCTGAATCAGCTGTGGGAGGTGTCTGGGTGAGAAGGAAAGCGAAAAAAAGCTAAGCATTAGAACATACTTCTGGACAGCAAAGTCTATCAAAAAGTCTTTCAAAGCATTTGAAGTTAGACTTAATTTTTACGAGATCTCAGTTTTGCACTGTCCTCTGTTTGCGCTGGGTGTAATGTTAACAAAAGCGAAGCAAACCAAAAGACATCCCTTTGTCATCCTACCTGGCTCCAGGGTGGCTACTGCCCTTCTAACATGTcttctctcattttgttttcaaggacACATCATAACaatttcccagaaaaaaacatgCCATGGATGTTCAAATGGTCAAAGGGTTAACAGTGACGGTGCTGCTTACTATGGTTGATGCTCAGTTGCCGAAGCCGGCACGGGCCCCTCTGGTTCTGCACAAGCCTTTCGTGGTTGTTTGGAATGCACCGACCGAGCAGTGCAGGCTGCGGTACAAGGTGGACCTGGATCTCAGTGTTTTTGATATTGCATCCAACACCAATGAGACTTTGAGTGGATCCAATGTGACAATCTTCTATCACACTCATTTGGGATACTATCCCTACTACTCAGATAACGGAGATCCTGTCAATGGAGGGGTGCCCCAGAACGAAAGTCTTATCAAACACCTTAATAAGGCAAAGTCTGACATTGACTATTGCATACCCATGAAGAAATTTCAGGGACTTGCAGTCATTGACTGGGAAAACTGGAGGCCCCAGTGGGATAGGAACTGGGGCAATAAAAGCATTTATAGAAATAAATCTCTTGAGATGGTTAGGAGACGGCATCCTCAGTGGTCAGAGGACAAAATTAGGAAAGTGGCTAAAGAGGAATTCGAAAATGCTGGGAAGAGTTTTATGAACAATACCATCCTTCTGGCTGAGCATATGAGACCAAATGGTTTGTGGGGTTACTATCTTTACCCAGACTGCTACAATTATGATTACAAAGAACACCCCCAAACATACACGGGGAAGTGCCCAGCCATTGAGTCTTCCCGCAATGACCTCCTACTTTGGCTGTGGAAGGAAAGCACTGCTCTCTACCCTTCTATATACCTGGATTATATACTGAAGTCAAGTCCAAACGCACTAAGATTTGTTCACTATCGGGTTAAGGAGGCAATACGTGTTGCCTCAATTGCTAGAAAAGACTACGTTTTGCCTGTGTTTGTTTACTCCAGACCATTTTATGCCTATACTTTTCATGTTTTAACAGAGGTAAGCAGACAGACTTCTTTCGAAATTTAGAGATTAGAAACAGCCtcttagaaaaaaatactttctaaaagtTTTCCTTGTATAAAAGCActtatgcatttgtttttcatatttaagGCAGCCCCTCTAAAAGGAAGTACTGTAGTCACAGTACAAAACTCTACACCTTTCAAGAGTTAATATTGCAGTGCTTTCGTTTACTTCTGTAGGATAACATTGTATATTTTTAATGAGGGTAATTTAgaaagaaagcacaaagaaatCATTTCCTTAAGGAAGTAATTCATTCtgatattttaattcttcaggACAGCTTGTGAAATGAACTTGACAAGTTTTTGTGAAGTTTAAAACTAATTAGTGTAATGGAAAGATAAACTTTCATGAGAAAGGAGCCTCagggcttttttgtttccttatccGAATGTAAATTCAATCAGTATAGAAATAAACCAGTCAAGTAAACTAGTCTGGCCTGGAGTTCCTAAATCCTGCAGTGATGAGCATTGGCCATCTCGCTTTCCAGAGGTACAACACGTTCAAATATCTTCATGATCCAACATTTAGTGCTAACATTGTGGAGTCTTTTAATAAAGAAACCAAGTTTTTGAGTCATGCAATGTTCCTTCAACCAATGATCAAGTGCGATAAATATATAGTGGCCACAACATTAATGGTAAAAATATATGCTTACAAATCCCAGACTTTCTGGAGATGTAATGGCGATTGTGACTCTGACTTTGTTTATGCACATAACAGAGAGGCACAGATGGTTATTCGTTTCTCTAGTAGTCCCAAGTGCCGGAAGTTTTGCTTTGATTGCTATCAATTCCATGAGAGGGGAGGAAATCTGGGGCAGGGAACTTATGGAAACAACCCCTATACGGCTAAGGGTGTCTGGGAGTGCTCCTTCCCTTTGGTTTATGGAGAGCTGCATGAGagctggcttctgctgctgccagaggcaAGTTCTTGACTCAAACCAGAACAGCAAAAGGGAGAGAAGGGCAAGGGAAAAGGCAAGGGTCAGTCGAGGAAACCACAGGCTGCATGTGCCTTCagcctggagctggagctggggaggtgCGGTGCAGCCCCGACAGCCTGAGAAGTGTTTCAGGCTGCCCCCAGGAAGCAAATGGTACATAGAAGCAATCATGAATTTGGTCTGCCTCATTTCAGCAACCAGCGACTCTCTGGAGCTGTTTTCTGTGTGATGTGGAAACTGCAGGCCCTAGCTGACTCAGAAATCGTGGGCAAATAGGCAAGGCTGGGTCCCACAGAAGGCAAGGAGCCACTGGGGTTGGTACAGGTAGGATTTTGCCCAGAACACCTTTACTGAAGAACTCAGGCTGTGAAACAGATAAGCATTCTTCAAATGCAGGCtgtaataatacattttttataatataaattagTCCCTTGATGGGTACAAAAATACCACAAATGTTACTGAAGGCTATAAAAATTAACATGCTGTTACCATGCACGAGTTCAAAATCTGTGGTAGTATAAAGTTACTGTTTTACCTTAAGCTATTTTCTGAATAGTACAGTGGTAATTTGGAGTGACGTTCCTCTTAAGTTATACTCTTTAACTCACTGGCCTGTTTTTCAATTGCATGTAGCCATTTACTCTTGGATGCTTTAAAGATCACTTTACAACTCTGCAGCCAGGGAAGATCCCTGCATAGCTAGAGAAGCATCTTTGGGTTATGCTCCACTACACATTTGCTAGTAGGACAGTacccagctctgcaggcagccatgGGGACAGGGCTTGACGTGTCTCTAGACTACACACATCGTCTGTGCAAACAGCTTGGGGACTGCCAGGAACTTGCAGGGTTGCACTTAAGAAAACTAAATAGGAATGACCAGGAAAATaatgttcttgttttccttcatAGCCCTGAAGCcagcaagatattttaaaaatggttttgtgTGCTCAGATTTTAGACTAGACTGGAGCTTCTCATTTGACCCATGACATGCCCCTAAGTGATGCTCACAGACCTACAAACAAGGTATGAAACCTCTGAGATCCAGCAACAATATGCATCAATGTGACAAGGAAAGGAGCCAGTGTAGTACAATGACATTCAGGCTAAATGGCCATAGAAAAAATGGGATATCAGGTTAATAGATACCTGAGCTCTGACAGGGACTGGGCCAGGAGAACCGCTGTCCTGCTCTATCAAGCTGTGCAAGAGCTGTGACATTCTGGTCCAACAGAAATAACTGCTGACACATTCAAGCCTTGTGTGTAAGCCCTTCTGTAAACagtatgaaaaatacagtaagtatcacagtggaagaaaatagaaagaatggTTGTGAGTCAGAGTCACTGAGGGAGAGACACAGGTCTAGCAGACCTTCAGAAAGATGAAAGATCCAGGTCCCAAACAGATGCTGTAGCTATGTGTGCTGTACTTTTCATCCTGACTGCAGCTGGAATCAGGTGAGTTGTGCATAAGGTATCTGAGAAATTAATCCTGCTTTTTTCCTTGGAAACAATTTATAAATTCTGAATTGGCATCCCAATCATTATGAAAGGTTTCTGTATTTGCTAGAAATGCATATAAGCAGTTTGCCATCTGTAGGGTATTTAGAAACTATCTGCCTTGACAATTCACTACTAAGCATGTGGGAGAAGGAAGTTACACGGTAGCATCTGTGCTTCCTGACTAGATGGCTGAAGTCTTTAATAAAGCAGGATGACAACTAACAAATGAAGAATAACAGATAACAATTCTCTCGTTCACCTACAGATAGTCTTCTCTGATGACCAGGTGTGCGTGTGTACAGAGACCATTCCCTGCAACCATGCCAGGCTTGCAGTACCATTCCTGAACACAGAAAAAGCATGTCTGTAACTGACTGTTCAAAATTTAAAGGAGAGACTACAGatgtagttatttttctttcctcaactAGAACTGACTGTCCTGTTTCCTCTCAAGCTCCAAAACTGAAATGGCTTTGCTCACCTAAGTTTTTTAGTGTCCAATTCAGTGACTTGGCTGATCAAAATGTGGAGAAGCATTGATAGAAGCTAgagcctctccctccctgccaaaTCA from Harpia harpyja isolate bHarHar1 chromosome 6, bHarHar1 primary haplotype, whole genome shotgun sequence encodes:
- the LOC128143491 gene encoding hyaluronidase-1-like → MDVQMVKGLTVTVLLTMVDAQLPKPARAPLVLHKPFVVVWNAPTEQCRLRYKVDLDLSVFDIASNTNETLSGSNVTIFYHTHLGYYPYYSDNGDPVNGGVPQNESLIKHLNKAKSDIDYCIPMKKFQGLAVIDWENWRPQWDRNWGNKSIYRNKSLEMVRRRHPQWSEDKIRKVAKEEFENAGKSFMNNTILLAEHMRPNGLWGYYLYPDCYNYDYKEHPQTYTGKCPAIESSRNDLLLWLWKESTALYPSIYLDYILKSSPNALRFVHYRVKEAIRVASIARKDYVLPVFVYSRPFYAYTFHVLTETDLVNTIGESAALGAAGVVLWGSMQYASSKESCSTVKRYIDGPLGHYVINVTSAAKLCSKVLCKKNGRCIRKNSDSSAYLHLSPTNFKIRARHSERGSRFQVTGEPSLESIEAMRQRFMCQCYQGWTGIFCELPDQRLMEHWVHVVFSRSRKQKLYVFLLGAMQLLLLCTTH